In Fusarium oxysporum f. sp. lycopersici 4287 chromosome 4, whole genome shotgun sequence, a genomic segment contains:
- a CDS encoding oxidoreductase, which yields MAPQKLKIAAAGLGRMGKRHAINFLNRTPRAELVAAFTPDPTEMAWAKVNLEPHGVTLYDDYQKMIEQEGLQAVVIGTATSVHAEEAIQAMQKDLHVLCEKPLSTSIEVCRQVVAEAKKRPHLKVMCGFSRRFDDSYRDAFSKTQQGAIGRPTIIRSQTCDKHDPSGFFVEYAAWSGGVFVDMSVHDIDLTLWFFGDEVIPKSVSAHGVRAVQPDLGKYNDYDNAVGIVEFWGGKIAYYYCSRMMAHGQEDTTEVIGTEGKLTVNGNPQSNLVNYYHSGGITREVPAHYYGRFEMAFVQEANEFAEACLDNKPLPLKLTNAVRAVEIGAALQEALVSGKQIRFDEIGRRIEEPKL from the exons ATGGCACCtcagaagctcaagatcgCTGCTGCTGGCCTCGGCCGCATGGGCAAGCGTCATGCCATCAACTTTCTCAACCGAACACCCCGCGCAGAGCTCGTCGCTGCCTTCACCCCTGATCCCACCGAGATGGCATGGGCCAAGGTCAACCTTGAGCCTCATGGAGTCACGCTCTACGATGATTATCAAAAGATGATTGAACAAGAAGGCCTGCAGGCTGTTGTAATTGGAACAGCTACCTCGGTTCACGCTGAAGAGGCTATCCAAGCCATGCAAAAGGACCTACACGTTCTCTGTGAGAAGCCTCTATCTACGAGCATTGAAGTG TGCCGCCAAGTTGTtgccgaagccaagaaacGACCTCACCTGAAGGTCATGTGCGGTTTTTCCCGCCGGTTTGACGATTCCTACCGCGATGCCTTCAGCAAGACCCAACAGGGTGCCATCGGCCGACCTACCATCATCCGCAGTCAGACCTGCGATAAGCACGATCCCTCAGGCTTCTTCGTCGAGTACGCTGCCTGGTCCGGCGGTGTTTTCGTCGACATGTCTGTGCACGATATCGACCTGACTCTCTGGTTCTTCGGCGATGAAGTCATTCCCAAAAGCGTTTCTGCCCACGGTGTCCGTGCCGTTCAGCCCGATCTGGGCAAGTACAACGACTACGATAACGCCGTCGGAATCGTCGAGTTTTGGGGTGGCAAGATTGCCTACTACTACTGCTCGCGGATGATGGCTCACGGACAAGAAGACACCACAGAGGTCATTGGAACAGAGGGCAAGCTGACTGTCAACGGAAACCCCCAGTCTAACCTTGTCAACTACTATCACTCCGGCGGTATCACCCGCGAGGTGCCTGCTCATTATTATGGACGTTTTGAGATGGCTTTTGTGCAAGAGGCGAATGAGTTTGCTGAGGCTTGCCTTGACAACAAGCCTCTACCTCTCAAGCTGACAAACGCTGTGAGAGCTGTCGAGATTGGTGCTGCTCTGCAGGAGGCTCTTGTGAGTGGAAAGCAAATCAGGTTCGATGAGATTGGACGCCGCATTGAGGAGCCTAAGCTGTGA